Proteins encoded within one genomic window of Dyadobacter chenhuakuii:
- the mtaB gene encoding tRNA (N(6)-L-threonylcarbamoyladenosine(37)-C(2))-methylthiotransferase MtaB produces MKKVAFYTLGCKLNYSETSSIGRMFEQKGYQKVEFNETPDIFIINTCSVTENADKKCRKIVREAQKINADGYVAIIGCYAQLKPREISEIPGVDAVLGAAEKFRLVELIDTFEKTPLGQPAQVIASTIDHAIEYHTSYSLNDRTRTFLKVQDGCDYPCSYCTIPLARGKSRSDGIANIVNAAREIAARDVKEIVLTGVNIGDFGIQNGERKETFLDLVKALDEVEGILRFRISSIEPNLLTDEVIEFVARSKRFAHHFHIPLQSGSNTILGLMKRRYKRELYAERVAKIKSLMPECCIGVDVIVGHPGETQQLFEESYQFLNELDVSYLHVFTYSERENTAALSIRPVVAKNVRADRSKMLHILSEKKKRFFYEQQVDKQGLVLFEDEIQNGQMLGFTDNYVRVAVKYDPLLINETKAVRYDHINDAGLMEVTESEEEVLIHS; encoded by the coding sequence ATGAAAAAAGTCGCTTTCTATACATTAGGCTGTAAACTGAATTATTCCGAAACGTCGTCCATAGGAAGGATGTTCGAGCAAAAGGGATATCAAAAGGTTGAGTTTAATGAAACACCTGATATTTTCATCATCAACACATGCTCCGTTACAGAGAACGCGGATAAAAAATGCCGCAAGATTGTCAGGGAAGCCCAGAAGATCAATGCGGATGGTTATGTGGCTATCATCGGTTGCTATGCGCAATTGAAACCAAGGGAAATATCTGAAATTCCGGGTGTAGACGCTGTCTTGGGTGCAGCAGAAAAATTTCGCCTGGTCGAACTTATTGACACATTTGAAAAGACGCCATTAGGCCAGCCTGCTCAGGTGATTGCGTCTACCATCGACCATGCCATTGAATATCACACGTCCTATTCCCTGAATGACAGAACGCGGACATTCCTCAAAGTGCAGGATGGCTGCGATTACCCTTGCTCCTACTGCACCATTCCATTGGCCAGAGGCAAAAGCCGTTCCGACGGTATAGCGAACATTGTGAATGCTGCGCGGGAGATTGCTGCCAGGGACGTGAAGGAAATTGTTTTGACGGGGGTCAATATTGGTGATTTTGGTATACAAAATGGCGAACGGAAAGAGACATTTCTGGATCTGGTGAAAGCATTGGACGAAGTGGAAGGCATTTTGCGTTTCCGCATTTCCTCTATCGAACCAAACCTGCTTACGGATGAGGTCATTGAATTTGTGGCTCGCTCTAAGCGTTTTGCGCATCACTTTCATATTCCGTTGCAATCGGGTTCCAACACCATTTTGGGGTTAATGAAGCGTCGCTACAAACGCGAGCTTTATGCAGAGCGCGTTGCGAAAATCAAATCGCTTATGCCTGAATGCTGCATTGGCGTGGACGTTATAGTAGGCCATCCTGGCGAAACGCAACAGCTATTTGAAGAAAGTTATCAGTTTTTGAATGAGCTGGATGTTTCCTATTTACATGTATTCACCTATTCGGAAAGAGAAAATACGGCGGCTTTAAGCATCAGGCCGGTTGTTGCCAAGAATGTAAGAGCGGATCGCTCGAAAATGCTGCATATCCTGTCAGAAAAGAAAAAGCGCTTCTTTTACGAGCAGCAAGTCGATAAACAGGGATTGGTTTTATTTGAAGACGAGATTCAGAACGGTCAGATGCTTGGTTTTACAGACAACTATGTGCGGGTCGCAGTGAAATATGATCCGTTACTCATTAATGAAACAAAAGCCGTGCGATACGACCACATTAATGATGCAGGCTTAATGGAAGTGACGGAATCGGAAGAAGAAGTTTTGATCCATTCCTGA
- a CDS encoding acyl-CoA reductase — protein MISRAQRINAFINLGKFITNPQNESVIEEWIARANSRNNWFTPENVARSLNAIAHQFLNPDKLNVWTAQYPEPVSFQKIGVVMAGNIPAVGFHDALSVIISGHILMAKPSSDDQMLIHALLDKLMEIEPGLKEHIQFVERLNDADAYIATGSDNTARYFHYYFAKKPNIIRRNRTSVAILTGKESTEELAALGRDVLQYFGLGCRNVSKLFVPVGYDFTKFYESIQDLDKTYLHHHKYFNNYEYNKSIFLVNRVPHYDNGFLLLTESKALVSAISVLHYETYESVTDIEAPLNDQAEKIQCVVTNADIALPGLIPFGKTQEPGLYDYADAVDTMAFLAEF, from the coding sequence ATGATATCGAGAGCCCAGCGGATCAATGCATTTATAAATCTTGGAAAATTCATCACAAACCCTCAAAACGAATCGGTAATTGAAGAGTGGATCGCCCGCGCCAACAGCAGGAACAACTGGTTCACCCCCGAAAACGTAGCACGCTCCCTTAATGCGATCGCCCACCAATTTCTGAATCCGGATAAGCTGAATGTCTGGACCGCACAATATCCGGAGCCCGTATCTTTTCAAAAAATAGGCGTTGTAATGGCCGGTAACATTCCGGCAGTAGGATTTCATGACGCATTATCCGTCATCATCAGCGGACATATATTAATGGCGAAACCGAGCTCAGACGATCAGATGCTTATTCATGCCCTGCTGGATAAGCTTATGGAGATTGAACCGGGACTTAAAGAGCACATTCAATTTGTAGAGCGGCTCAATGATGCAGATGCTTACATTGCCACCGGAAGCGACAACACAGCGCGTTATTTCCATTATTATTTTGCCAAAAAACCCAACATTATCCGCCGAAACCGGACATCCGTAGCCATCCTGACCGGTAAGGAAAGTACAGAGGAACTGGCGGCGCTCGGCCGTGATGTGCTGCAATATTTTGGCCTGGGATGCCGCAATGTTTCCAAGCTTTTTGTTCCCGTCGGATATGATTTTACCAAGTTTTACGAATCCATTCAAGACCTGGATAAAACCTATTTGCATCACCACAAATACTTCAACAACTACGAGTACAACAAGTCGATCTTCCTGGTGAACCGGGTGCCGCATTACGATAACGGTTTCCTGCTGCTGACGGAAAGCAAAGCGCTCGTTTCCGCTATCAGCGTGTTGCATTACGAAACATATGAATCAGTTACGGATATTGAGGCGCCATTGAATGACCAGGCGGAAAAGATCCAGTGCGTGGTGACCAATGCCGATATCGCACTGCCAGGACTGATCCCATTTGGCAAAACGCAGGAGCCGGGTTTGTACGATTATGCGGATGCCGTCGACACCATGGCGTTTTTAGCAGAATTCTAA
- a CDS encoding LTA synthase family protein — protein sequence MRKRLEFIALYGITWIILFQFFRIIFLAYHFKKTLELPPSLWVSSAAHGLQMDISFAGYILLIPTLLVMFTARKWRWFAKTLSIYSFIVSFAIVLLVVTDLELFRAWGFRIDGTSLHYLKTPTEAMASMGAAPVVPLLMLFVLLLILVWKLLQTIVKRSTSAFQQTGFVYTIPVFLVLTASLIIPIRGGLQLAPMNESAVFFSDKSFANYAAVNVPWNYMSSLINATYEKKNPFKYYEEKQADDMVKTLYHTDSTSEKVVKEGKINVVVIIWESQTAKIVGSLNGIKNVTPQFDQLAKEGLLFTKMYASGNRSDKGMVAILSGYPAQPTTSIIKIPKKTATLPSLPKMFHKNGWSTSFYYGGETEFANMKSYFLQQEFDRIIDKNDFDKKDMNSKWGAHDHIVLNRLLDDLDKQKEPFFSTLFTLSSHEPFEVPVKTAIPGNDPEHLFLNAHHYTDASIGDFIKKAKTKSWWDHTLVIIIADHGHPLPESDKSKPAEFHIPMLWLGGALEKQSAKVDSLCSQTDLAATLLNQLHMPSGSFNWSNDIFAKNRTPFAYFAFNNGLGWMKPGGFLVRDNIGGNITEKSGALTPEEEKFGKAYLQSSFNDYLKR from the coding sequence ATGCGCAAAAGATTAGAATTTATTGCCCTTTACGGGATCACCTGGATCATACTCTTCCAGTTTTTCCGGATCATATTTCTCGCTTATCATTTTAAGAAAACCCTTGAACTGCCTCCTTCTCTTTGGGTCAGCAGTGCCGCGCACGGTCTACAAATGGACATTTCCTTTGCCGGCTATATATTGCTTATTCCCACATTACTGGTCATGTTTACGGCCAGGAAATGGCGCTGGTTTGCCAAAACCCTCTCTATATACAGCTTCATTGTCTCATTTGCAATCGTTTTGCTCGTTGTTACCGATCTGGAATTGTTCAGGGCATGGGGATTCCGCATTGACGGCACATCCTTACATTACCTGAAAACGCCTACGGAAGCCATGGCATCCATGGGTGCCGCGCCGGTTGTACCGCTGCTGATGCTGTTTGTATTACTCTTGATATTGGTCTGGAAGCTGTTGCAAACAATCGTTAAGCGAAGCACTTCGGCCTTTCAGCAAACTGGTTTCGTTTATACCATTCCGGTTTTTCTGGTTTTAACTGCCAGCCTGATCATTCCTATTCGCGGCGGTCTTCAGCTGGCGCCTATGAACGAAAGCGCTGTATTTTTCAGTGATAAAAGTTTTGCAAATTATGCCGCCGTGAATGTTCCCTGGAACTACATGAGCTCGCTGATCAATGCGACTTATGAAAAGAAAAACCCTTTCAAATACTACGAAGAAAAGCAAGCCGACGACATGGTGAAAACGCTGTATCACACCGACAGCACTTCGGAAAAGGTTGTTAAGGAGGGAAAAATCAATGTCGTGGTGATCATTTGGGAAAGTCAGACAGCCAAGATCGTTGGCAGCTTGAATGGTATTAAAAATGTGACGCCGCAGTTTGATCAGCTTGCGAAGGAAGGACTGCTCTTTACAAAAATGTACGCAAGCGGAAACCGCAGCGACAAAGGAATGGTCGCGATTTTGAGCGGCTATCCGGCCCAGCCAACCACGTCCATCATTAAGATTCCGAAAAAAACGGCAACACTGCCGTCATTGCCTAAAATGTTTCATAAAAACGGCTGGTCCACTTCCTTTTATTATGGAGGAGAAACCGAATTTGCCAATATGAAATCCTATTTTCTGCAACAGGAATTCGACCGGATCATTGATAAAAATGATTTTGACAAAAAGGACATGAATTCCAAATGGGGCGCACACGACCACATTGTTTTGAACCGCTTACTGGACGACCTGGACAAGCAGAAAGAGCCTTTTTTCTCCACGCTTTTCACATTAAGCAGCCACGAGCCGTTTGAAGTTCCGGTCAAAACCGCCATCCCTGGCAATGATCCCGAGCATTTGTTTTTAAATGCGCATCATTATACGGATGCCTCCATCGGGGATTTTATAAAAAAAGCAAAAACGAAATCCTGGTGGGATCACACGCTGGTGATCATTATCGCCGACCATGGTCACCCGCTTCCGGAATCAGACAAATCAAAACCCGCCGAATTTCACATTCCCATGCTCTGGCTGGGCGGGGCGCTGGAAAAACAAAGTGCAAAAGTGGATTCGCTCTGCTCGCAAACGGACCTCGCCGCGACGTTATTGAACCAGTTGCATATGCCTTCGGGTTCTTTCAACTGGAGCAACGATATTTTTGCTAAAAACCGCACGCCTTTTGCCTACTTCGCATTTAATAATGGTTTAGGGTGGATGAAACCGGGCGGGTTTTTGGTGCGGGACAATATTGGTGGCAACATTACCGAGAAGTCAGGCGCGCTGACGCCGGAAGAAGAAAAATTTGGAAAAGCATATTTACAGTCTTCTTTCAACGATTATTTAAAGCGTTGA
- a CDS encoding porin, translating to MRKVYCTVLSLMVSFLGFAKSNEDKKAAKADTLMVTEAKDEEDAKGAFAFSGYLDSYYMANFNKPASRSNMGGSNARVFDQRSGQFSLGLVQTRVAYTNAKSEAVVDLTFGPNANMGNYGNALFSTALAIKQAYFTYKFTDKFSMTAGQFGTNIGYEVIDAPANFNYSLSNLFNNGPFYHAGLKATYAFSDKASLMVGVVNNVDGLGDNNRKKGIISQFYFQPVANWNVYVNYIGSNEANPDSVTFKEPSAFYQVFDLTTSFQITEKFLLGLNAAYGSQKGDYQGAGGPADTETWGGVAVYANTALTDNFGIGARYEYFNNDSGVRGLLTPAGMGTSVNSITLTGNISLADGHILVKPEFRLDAYPKVSGANELQQFEDENGSFTKNSQTTFGLAFIYKF from the coding sequence ATGAGAAAAGTCTATTGTACAGTATTATCTTTGATGGTATCATTTTTGGGTTTTGCAAAGTCAAATGAAGACAAGAAAGCTGCCAAGGCTGATACATTAATGGTTACAGAGGCGAAGGATGAGGAGGATGCGAAGGGCGCGTTTGCGTTTTCGGGATATCTTGATTCCTATTACATGGCCAATTTCAATAAACCCGCTTCACGTTCTAACATGGGAGGAAGCAATGCACGGGTTTTTGATCAGCGTTCAGGTCAGTTTTCTTTGGGACTTGTACAAACAAGAGTTGCTTACACCAATGCAAAATCAGAAGCCGTTGTTGACCTGACATTCGGCCCTAATGCAAACATGGGTAATTATGGAAATGCTTTGTTCAGCACCGCACTAGCTATCAAGCAGGCTTATTTTACTTACAAATTCACAGACAAATTTTCGATGACGGCCGGACAATTCGGGACCAACATCGGATATGAAGTGATCGACGCACCGGCCAACTTCAACTACTCACTGTCTAACCTTTTCAACAACGGACCATTCTACCACGCCGGTTTGAAAGCAACTTATGCTTTTTCAGACAAGGCATCTTTAATGGTAGGGGTTGTGAACAATGTGGACGGACTAGGAGATAACAACCGTAAAAAAGGGATCATCAGTCAGTTTTACTTCCAGCCTGTCGCAAACTGGAACGTATATGTGAACTACATCGGAAGCAACGAGGCTAATCCTGATTCGGTTACATTCAAAGAGCCATCTGCTTTCTACCAGGTTTTTGACCTTACTACAAGTTTCCAGATCACTGAGAAATTCTTGCTTGGACTAAATGCTGCATACGGAAGCCAAAAAGGAGATTACCAGGGTGCAGGCGGACCTGCCGACACAGAAACCTGGGGTGGTGTAGCTGTTTATGCCAACACTGCATTAACTGACAACTTCGGAATCGGTGCGCGTTACGAATACTTCAACAATGACAGCGGCGTGCGCGGCTTGCTTACACCTGCCGGCATGGGAACAAGTGTCAACTCCATTACTTTAACAGGAAACATCAGCCTGGCTGACGGACATATCCTTGTAAAACCTGAGTTCCGTCTGGATGCTTATCCAAAAGTTAGCGGTGCAAACGAATTACAGCAGTTTGAAGACGAAAACGGCTCATTTACAAAAAACAGTCAGACTACCTTCGGGCTAGCATTCATTTACAAATTCTAA
- a CDS encoding alpha/beta hydrolase, with amino-acid sequence MSFDTNPVHTIVKNVFSVFLEREVVITIILPADYDRSKHYPLVLFNDGQDFEGLGMASILTDLQSSGEFNPVLVVGVHVNENRIFEYGVAAEADYAGRGGRANATSDFVVRELIPHLHAEYNISQERIVYGGFSLGGLMALDIVWNSPQIFAKAGIFSGALWWRRRALNDDYSDSDRIMHAQLRNASVKPDLKFWFQCGSLDEYDDRDGDGVIDSIQDTLECIAELEKKGYAWNRDVFYTEIAFGEHNLKTWSEALPGFLRWASEKNRLL; translated from the coding sequence TTGAGTTTCGACACCAATCCTGTTCATACCATTGTCAAAAATGTATTTTCTGTCTTTCTGGAAAGAGAGGTGGTGATTACTATCATTCTGCCCGCAGATTATGATCGCTCGAAGCATTATCCGCTGGTCTTATTCAATGATGGCCAGGATTTTGAAGGACTTGGGATGGCATCGATCCTGACAGATTTGCAGTCGAGCGGGGAATTCAATCCAGTTCTGGTTGTGGGTGTCCATGTCAATGAAAATCGCATTTTTGAATATGGTGTTGCAGCTGAGGCGGACTATGCAGGGCGGGGAGGCAGGGCAAATGCGACTTCGGACTTTGTAGTCAGAGAATTAATCCCGCATTTACATGCGGAGTACAACATTTCGCAAGAACGCATTGTTTATGGCGGGTTTTCGCTGGGCGGGTTGATGGCTTTGGACATTGTCTGGAACAGTCCGCAGATTTTTGCCAAAGCGGGCATATTTTCAGGTGCATTGTGGTGGCGAAGAAGAGCGTTGAATGACGATTACAGCGATTCCGACCGCATCATGCACGCGCAGCTTCGTAATGCCAGCGTTAAACCGGATCTGAAATTCTGGTTTCAATGTGGTTCGCTGGATGAATACGACGATCGGGATGGTGACGGCGTCATTGATTCGATTCAGGATACGCTGGAATGTATTGCCGAGCTGGAAAAGAAAGGTTACGCCTGGAACCGCGATGTATTTTACACGGAGATCGCTTTTGGCGAGCATAACCTCAAAACCTGGTCCGAAGCGCTCCCCGGTTTTCTGAGGTGGGCTTCGGAGAAGAATCGCTTGCTTTAA
- a CDS encoding esterase family protein produces MEEKHITYYSHHLDRNVDMLVYGNWGYPLLLFPTTLGRYYQAKDMGLIEAVSGLVESGKYKIYCVDSIDADSWYAKHLNPQYRVLNHIQYDKFLHNELVPYIMSECHVGKIGVAGCSFGGFHAANFAFKHPDQVAYMISMSGAFDIRSFTDGFYDDTVYFNNPVDFMPNEQGWRYGHMKIVLGTSDWDICLDSNLKMSKILNDQGIEHWLDIRGWEKHDWPLWNKMFPDYLSRIM; encoded by the coding sequence TTGGAAGAGAAGCATATCACCTATTATTCGCATCATCTGGACAGGAATGTGGACATGCTCGTCTATGGTAACTGGGGCTATCCGCTGCTGCTCTTCCCTACTACGCTCGGGCGCTATTACCAGGCCAAAGACATGGGCCTGATCGAAGCTGTAAGCGGATTGGTGGAATCTGGAAAGTACAAAATCTACTGTGTGGACTCCATTGATGCAGATTCCTGGTATGCCAAACATTTAAATCCGCAATACCGGGTGCTGAACCACATTCAGTATGACAAATTCCTGCATAACGAACTAGTTCCCTATATAATGAGTGAGTGCCATGTCGGCAAAATCGGTGTGGCCGGATGCAGCTTTGGCGGGTTTCATGCTGCAAATTTTGCATTCAAACATCCCGACCAGGTTGCCTATATGATCAGCATGAGCGGCGCATTCGACATCCGAAGCTTTACCGATGGCTTTTACGACGACACGGTTTACTTCAACAACCCCGTTGATTTCATGCCTAACGAACAGGGATGGCGTTACGGCCATATGAAAATCGTTTTGGGGACTTCGGACTGGGATATTTGTCTGGATAGTAATTTAAAGATGTCCAAAATCCTCAATGACCAGGGCATTGAACATTGGCTCGATATTAGAGGGTGGGAAAAACACGATTGGCCACTGTGGAACAAAATGTTCCCTGACTACCTTTCGCGGATTATGTAA
- a CDS encoding ammonium transporter — translation MEKRNFIPLIILLAISILGAFIPNVPTQIVTEGINSGDTAWLLVSAALVLLMTPGLAYFYGGMVNNKNVISTMLQSFIAMGVISVLWVVIGFSLAFGDDIGGFIGNPMTHFMFKGVLDGPVWGTIPFALFAMFQMKFAVITPALVTGSMAERVNFRSYVLFIILFCIFIYSPLAHMTWHADGILFKMGVLDFAGGTVVHMSAGWAALAGALYLKRRKSLLEDHVLPPANIPFVLLGTGLLWFGWFGFNAGSALSASPLAVSAFATTNTAAGAAGLSWVLFDVARGKKVSALGFCIGAVVGLVAITPAAGFVTVPASLFIGTIAAVISNYVAHLRTRSTLDDTLDVFPCHGVGGMVGMLMTGVFATSGVNSLVTDQGLAFGETTLFINHVIALVGVSVFAFGGSLLLLKITDLILPLRVSESDEKAGLDVSQHDEFLVEA, via the coding sequence ATGGAAAAACGTAATTTCATTCCGCTGATTATCCTGCTGGCCATCAGCATTCTCGGTGCCTTCATTCCCAACGTTCCGACTCAGATCGTTACTGAGGGGATCAACTCCGGTGACACCGCCTGGTTACTTGTGTCTGCTGCGCTTGTATTGCTCATGACCCCTGGTCTGGCTTACTTCTACGGCGGAATGGTGAATAACAAGAACGTTATCTCGACAATGCTTCAAAGCTTCATCGCAATGGGCGTTATCAGTGTCCTTTGGGTTGTTATTGGTTTCAGTCTTGCATTCGGTGACGACATCGGCGGGTTTATTGGTAACCCAATGACGCACTTCATGTTCAAAGGCGTATTGGATGGTCCGGTTTGGGGCACAATTCCTTTCGCTTTGTTCGCAATGTTCCAGATGAAGTTCGCGGTTATCACGCCTGCACTGGTAACTGGTTCTATGGCTGAGCGCGTAAACTTCCGTTCTTATGTGTTGTTTATCATCTTGTTCTGCATCTTTATTTATTCTCCATTGGCACACATGACCTGGCATGCAGATGGCATCCTTTTCAAAATGGGCGTGCTTGACTTCGCGGGTGGAACTGTTGTTCACATGTCTGCTGGCTGGGCTGCTTTGGCTGGCGCACTTTATCTGAAAAGACGTAAGTCATTATTGGAAGATCATGTTTTGCCTCCTGCTAACATTCCTTTCGTTCTTTTGGGAACAGGTTTGCTTTGGTTCGGCTGGTTCGGTTTCAATGCAGGTTCTGCGCTTTCAGCTTCTCCATTGGCCGTTTCTGCTTTCGCTACTACTAACACTGCTGCTGGTGCCGCTGGTCTTTCATGGGTTTTGTTTGATGTTGCAAGAGGTAAAAAAGTGTCAGCGCTTGGTTTCTGTATCGGTGCGGTTGTAGGTCTTGTGGCTATCACGCCTGCTGCTGGTTTCGTAACGGTTCCTGCTTCTCTTTTCATCGGAACAATTGCTGCGGTAATCAGTAACTACGTTGCTCACCTGCGCACCCGTTCTACTTTGGATGATACATTGGACGTGTTTCCTTGCCACGGTGTAGGCGGTATGGTTGGTATGCTGATGACAGGCGTGTTCGCAACAAGCGGTGTTAACTCACTGGTTACGGATCAGGGTCTTGCTTTCGGTGAAACAACATTGTTCATCAACCACGTGATTGCTTTGGTAGGTGTATCTGTATTCGCATTCGGAGGTTCCCTGCTGTTGCTTAAAATCACAGACCTTATCTTGCCGCTACGTGTATCTGAATCAGACGAAAAAGCTGGATTGGATGTAAGTCAGCATGACGAGTTTCTTGTAGAAGCATAA
- a CDS encoding ATP-grasp domain-containing protein, with protein sequence MKKIGILFGMENTFPNAFIERVNSKDSGFIAEAVTIDKVVQADPTEYAVIIDRISQDVPFYRAYLKNAALSGTAVINNPFWWSADEKFFNNALAEKIGVPVPKTVLIPSKQRPENTTETSFRNLAFPMAWEEIFEYIGFPAYMKPHDGGGWKSVYKVVNPHDMWHKHEETGQLVMMLQEEIEFTDYFRCYCIGQKDVLIMPYEPRNPHHLRYAAEMKASGEEGEKLLETIKDYTLRLNIALGYDFNTVEFAVRDGIPIAIDFCNPAPDADIYSVGRDNFEWVVEAAANLAIEKAKAHVPGQTNLTWGTFIKDAIGAPASTGAAENRGASAINDAPADSIPVRDTASAETPLAAPASAKEVKVKAITPKKSPKLVEDKGNQPVPSEPTPKIPTKKAAATKAPAANSKLKKP encoded by the coding sequence ATGAAAAAAATTGGCATTTTGTTTGGAATGGAAAACACTTTCCCGAACGCATTTATTGAAAGAGTGAATAGCAAAGACAGCGGCTTCATCGCAGAAGCCGTGACGATTGATAAAGTGGTACAAGCCGATCCGACCGAGTACGCGGTGATCATTGACCGGATCTCACAGGATGTGCCTTTTTATCGTGCATATCTGAAAAATGCCGCGTTATCCGGCACGGCAGTCATTAATAACCCTTTTTGGTGGAGCGCCGACGAGAAATTCTTCAATAACGCACTGGCCGAGAAGATCGGAGTTCCCGTGCCGAAGACGGTGCTGATCCCTTCCAAACAGCGCCCTGAGAACACAACCGAAACATCCTTCCGCAACCTGGCTTTTCCGATGGCTTGGGAAGAAATATTTGAATATATCGGGTTTCCAGCCTATATGAAACCGCACGACGGTGGAGGATGGAAGAGTGTTTATAAAGTGGTTAATCCGCATGATATGTGGCATAAGCACGAGGAAACCGGCCAGTTGGTGATGATGTTGCAGGAAGAAATCGAGTTTACCGACTATTTCCGTTGCTACTGCATTGGCCAGAAAGACGTGCTGATCATGCCTTACGAACCGAGAAACCCACATCATTTGCGCTACGCAGCCGAAATGAAGGCATCCGGGGAAGAAGGGGAAAAATTATTGGAAACAATTAAAGACTATACATTAAGATTAAACATTGCGCTGGGCTACGATTTCAACACCGTAGAATTTGCCGTGCGGGATGGCATCCCCATCGCCATCGACTTCTGCAACCCGGCCCCGGATGCCGACATTTATTCCGTAGGCCGCGATAATTTTGAATGGGTGGTAGAAGCTGCTGCCAACCTGGCCATTGAAAAGGCCAAAGCGCATGTGCCCGGCCAAACCAACCTGACCTGGGGAACATTTATTAAGGATGCAATAGGTGCTCCCGCAAGCACAGGTGCTGCTGAGAACAGAGGCGCTTCTGCAATCAATGACGCTCCTGCGGACAGCATTCCGGTAAGAGATACTGCATCCGCAGAGACTCCGCTGGCAGCCCCGGCTTCTGCCAAAGAAGTGAAGGTGAAAGCCATTACGCCGAAGAAATCACCAAAGCTTGTGGAGGACAAAGGCAACCAGCCCGTTCCGAGCGAGCCGACCCCGAAAATCCCAACCAAAAAAGCGGCTGCTACCAAAGCACCCGCCGCCAATTCTAAATTGAAAAAACCTTAA
- a CDS encoding 4Fe-4S binding protein — protein MAIMITDECINCGACEPECPNTAIYEGGVEWTWGDGTSLDEVDFGDGTIVSGKEKQSPVSDEFYYIVSDKCTECVGFHEEPQCAAVCPVDCCVPDPDNEEEEDTLLAKKAWMHGE, from the coding sequence ATGGCTATAATGATAACCGATGAATGCATAAATTGTGGGGCGTGCGAGCCAGAGTGCCCTAACACAGCAATTTATGAAGGAGGTGTGGAGTGGACCTGGGGTGATGGGACAAGTCTGGACGAGGTGGATTTCGGCGATGGAACCATTGTAAGCGGTAAGGAAAAGCAGTCGCCGGTTTCTGACGAATTCTATTATATAGTTTCAGATAAATGTACGGAATGCGTAGGTTTCCATGAAGAGCCACAATGTGCAGCGGTTTGCCCTGTCGATTGCTGCGTTCCGGATCCTGACAACGAAGAGGAAGAAGACACATTACTTGCCAAAAAGGCATGGATGCATGGTGAGTAG